CCTGCTTCACGCATGGTCGCCTGAAACAGCGGCTCATGGGTCCGGGGGGTGCAGGCGGCGACCACGATCCGGTTCAGACGATGTTTCTGAATGATCTTGATAAGCTGCTGCTGGGTATCCTGGGAGCAGGAGTAAAGATTGTCAGTGGCATAGACCACATGAGGCAGGGTCCGGGCGTAATCTCGAACATCCGGCACATCCACCACCCCGCTGATATTGATGCCGCAATGGCAGACAAAAACGCCGATGCGCGGCTCCTCGCCGGAAATATCCCGCTCCGCCGGATACTCGGCATGCACCACCTCGGTGTTACGGGCCCGGGCAAGCAGGCCGGAACAGAGGCTGGCCACGCCGCCGGCCTGGGTAACGGAATCAGAGATGTCCTTGGGTCCCTGAAAGGCGCCGATCACATAGACGCCGGGCCGGGAGGTCTGAAGGGGATGAAAGGTGTCGGTGCTGACGAAATTGTAGCGGTTCAGCTCAATACCGGCGATCCGGGCGAGCTGTTCCGCGTCATCGGGTGACTCCAATCCCTGGGAGAGGACCACCAGATCGAATTTTTCATACCTGTGCCTGCCGCTCTCCCCGGCCCAGGTCAGCAGCAGACCGCCGTCAAAGACATCCTCCACCCGGGGCGGCCGGGCATGGATCACCCGGAAATTATTTTCAGCAACAGCCCGCTCCCGGGCCGCGTCAAAGCCCTTGCCATGGGTGCGGATATCCATATGGAAAAGGGTGATTTCAGCGTCCGGATCATGTTCACGGGCCAGGGTCGCCTGCTTGACGGCGTACATGCAGCAGACCGAGGAACAGTAGTTATTGCCGCAGGTTTCGTCGCGGGAGCCGATGCATTGCAGAAAGGCGATTCTTCTGGGATGCCTGCCATCCGAGGGCCTGACGATCTCACCGTTGCTGGGCCCGGAGGCGCACATCAGCCGTTCGTGTTCAAAGGCGGTGAGCACATCGGCAAATCTGCCCCAGCCGTATCTGCCCAGCACCTCCTGGTTGACCCGGCCGAATCCAGGGGCCAGCACCACCGCACCCACCTTGATATCAACCTCTTCCTCCTGCTGATCAAAGCGGATGGCCCCGGCCCGGCAGGCCACGGCGCAGAGGCCGCAGCTGTCGTAATTGAGGCGCAGACAGGACTTGGGGTCGATATAGTAGCCGGCCGGCACTGCCTGGGCGTAATCAATGTGGGCCGCATGGGTAACAGCCAGCTTTTCATTGTAGTCGTCGCCTATCTGCTTGAGGCAGTAAAGGGTGCATTGGCCGCAACCGGTGCAGATCGACTCGTCGATGTAGCGCGGTTGTTTACGCAGCCGGGCCGTGAAATTGCCGGCCTGGCCGGCAAGGCGAATGAGTTCCGATTTGGTCAGGATTTCAATATTGGGGTCCCGGCCCGCCTCCACCAGCTTGGGAGCAAGGATGCACAGGGAACAGTCATTGGTGGGAAAGGTCTTGTCGAGCCGGGCCATGACCCCGCCGATGGCAGCGCTCTTTTCGACCAGATAGACCCTGTAGCCAAGGGCCGAGAGATCAAGGGCCGCCTGGACCCCGGCAACGCCGCCGCCGATGACCATGACCGCGCCAGCAAAGGAAACAGCTTGATCATATGGGACCGGGGCATTCATCAGAGCTTCCTCCTGCAGGGACCGGATAGATCCTGGGCCTGAAACAACAGGCAGCGTGCATCCTTTAAGACCCTGAAGAGGCGAAGCTCCCGAATAAAGAGAGAGTTCAGCAGATAAGGGGGAGGGGAAACAACGCGCCTGTCAGCCGCGCCACCCGGACCGGGTGGCTCGCCAGACGCAATGTTCAGTATAATGGGCGTTTGAAATGATTCATTTTCTCAAATTGACCGCTGTAAAAATCCATTGGAATTACGCTATCTACAAAAAACATGGTTATGAGTCAAATAGATAGTCTCGATAAGCTGGCTGGAATCGATTTCCATTTCCCCTGCCGCGGCCGGCACGGGCGACAGCGGGCCGGATCAGGGGTAATCCGGGCGCACGCCGACACCCTGTCTGTTGAAAACAAGGGTGGTAATCGAACCGTTGTTGATCTTGATCGAACGGAAAGCACTGATCGGCAGTTGCTGAAAATAAAGCAGCAGGGAGCGGAGTACGATGAGATGACTGACTATCAGGCAATTTTCGCCCGGATGAACGGCAACGATGCGTTGCACCGCCCGCACCGCCCGGGTCTGCACCTGGGCGATGGTCTCGCAGCCGTCCAGGGCAAAGCGATGCGGGGTCTTGATCCAGAGGGGGTATTCAGGCCCGAACCGTTCCCGGATCTCCTCCTTGGTCAGCCCGTCCCAGTGGGGGATATGGATCTCGGTCAGATCCGGGTCAGGGACAACCCCGGCGGAGACCATCCGGCTGAGAATCGAGGCCGACTGCATGGTCCTGGGCAGGGGGCTGGCGAATATCCGGGCGATTCCGGCCATGCCAAGGCGGTTGCCCAGCCGGTGGATCTGCTCTGTACCCAGGGCATGGAGCTTTTCGCCGGTTCGACCGGCAAAGCGGTTCTCCAGATTGGCCGGAGTGGCCCCGTGGCGGACAAGATAAAGGGTGGTCGACATGGTCAGCGTTCCCGGATCAAGTTGAGCAGCTCCTCCACTGATACCCGGGCGCTGATATCACTGCCCTGCAGCAGGCTGTCGGCCAGTTCCCGTTTCTCGTTGTGCAGGGCCACGATCCTCTCCTCAATGGTACCCTTGGCCACCAACCGGTAGATGGTCACCGGCCGGGTCTGGCCGATGCGATGGGCCCGGTCCGAGGCCTGGTCCTCCACTGCCGGGTTCCACCATGGGTCCATGTGAATAACATAGTCGGCCGCCGTGAGGTTGAGCCCCAGGCCGCCGGCCTTGAGACTGATGAGAAACAGATCGCCCTGTCCGGCCTGAAAGGATTCCACCTGCTGTTTTCGTTTCCTCACCGGGGTGGCGCCATCCAGGTAGCAGTAGCTGATTCCCTTCTGGTCCAGAACCTGGCGGATCAGCTTCAGGTGACCGACGAACTGGCTGAACACCAAGGCCTTGTGCCGGTTTTCCAGGAGTTCATCCACCAGCTTGCCGAACAGTTCGAGCTTGGAGCTGGGGATCTTGCTTTGCGCCGCAACCAGGCGGGTGTTGCAGCAGGCCCGGCGCAACCGCATGATTTCGGCCAGGACCTGCATGTTCTGGCGGGCGCCGGGGGCAACCGTTTGCAACGAGACCAGGGCCTGCCGCCGCAGGGCCTCGTAAAAGGCCTGTTCTTCCTTGTTCCTTTCAACGTGGAGGACGATCTCGGTCCGCGGCGGCAGCTCTTCCAGGACCTGGGCCTTGATCCGGCGGAGGATAAAGGGCCGGATCATCTTCCGCAGGCGGCGGCCGGCCTCCCGGCTGCCCTGCCGTTCGATCGGGACGGCAAACCGCTGGTTGAACCGCTCCAGGGAACCCAGCAGGCCGGGGTTGATAAAGTTGAACAGGTTCCACAACTCACCAAGATGGTTCTCGATCGGGGTGCCGGTAAGGAGGAGCTTGAAACCGCCGTCCAGGGCCATGGCTGCCCGGGAACGCTTGGTGGCCATGTTCTTGATCGCCTGGGCCTCGTCCAGAACAATGGTCTGCCAGTAAAGCGAGGCCAGCAGCCCGGCCTCCTGCTGGAGCAGGGTATAACTGGTCACCAGGACATCAAATTTTTTTAAACTTTTCAGCAGCTCTTTCCGGCCGCGGCCGTTAAAAAGATGCACCCTCAGGGTCGGGGCGAACCGGGTCGCCTCGGCACACCAGTTCATACATACCGAGGTGGGGGCCACCACCAGGGTCGGCCCCTGGCGGGCCCGGTCGAGGATGATCGCCAGGGCCTGCAGGGTCTTGCCCAGCCCCATGTCATCGGCCAGGCAGGCCCCCACCCCCCAGCGGGCCAGCCGGGCCAGCCAGACATAGCCCTCGGTCTGATACCCCCGCAGTTCCGCCCGGAGGGTGGAAGGAAGCGTGGGGGAAAAATCATGTACCTGGCCGAGCAGGGCAAGCTGCTCCCGCCACCCCGCATCACTGTCCACTGTCTCTAGTTGCGCACAGAAATCCGCAAGCTCGGGCGCTGCCAGGGGATGGAACCGCACCCCCGGCTCCTGGTCCTCGTCATCGGCGCCCCGGAGCGGCTGTTCATCCCAGAACATTTCCAGGTCATTAAGACGACGG
This region of Desulfobacterales bacterium genomic DNA includes:
- a CDS encoding FAD-dependent oxidoreductase; the protein is MNAPVPYDQAVSFAGAVMVIGGGVAGVQAALDLSALGYRVYLVEKSAAIGGVMARLDKTFPTNDCSLCILAPKLVEAGRDPNIEILTKSELIRLAGQAGNFTARLRKQPRYIDESICTGCGQCTLYCLKQIGDDYNEKLAVTHAAHIDYAQAVPAGYYIDPKSCLRLNYDSCGLCAVACRAGAIRFDQQEEEVDIKVGAVVLAPGFGRVNQEVLGRYGWGRFADVLTAFEHERLMCASGPSNGEIVRPSDGRHPRRIAFLQCIGSRDETCGNNYCSSVCCMYAVKQATLAREHDPDAEITLFHMDIRTHGKGFDAARERAVAENNFRVIHARPPRVEDVFDGGLLLTWAGESGRHRYEKFDLVVLSQGLESPDDAEQLARIAGIELNRYNFVSTDTFHPLQTSRPGVYVIGAFQGPKDISDSVTQAGGVASLCSGLLARARNTEVVHAEYPAERDISGEEPRIGVFVCHCGINISGVVDVPDVRDYARTLPHVVYATDNLYSCSQDTQQQLIKIIQKHRLNRIVVAACTPRTHEPLFQATMREAGLNRSLFEMANIRDQCSWVHMQEKEAATEKAGDLVRMAVAKAGLLTPLAEQELEVTPSALVVGGGLAGMTAALTIADQGFECTLVEREKSLGGRTLLLTRDRYGKDPGQVIRELIDRVRGHRKITVLTRAELSIVSGYVGNFTSTVVVSNSDTTAGPKGNTMINHGVVILAIGGKPHVPRKFGYGESSRVLTQIDLEKRLARKKPLPADCRQVVMIQCVGSRGDDLSYCSRVCCGQAVKNGLRIKELSPAIRITVLYRDMRTYGFMEDDYRRAREQGIIFTRYSPERPPRVAIGKGGRSRPMVIFFDPILGEEVERRSDLLVLSTGIEADDPATLARLLKVPVTSDNFFLEAHVKLRPVDFAVDGVYVCGLAHGPKSMDETIAQAQAAGGRACQPLARGSISPEPIVSNVDPEKCIGCGACQAFCPYKAIQIHKKNKKRKARTITASCKGCGVCAARCPTLAIDMGRFTYDAILAQIHAFNPRGARGTVQAV
- a CDS encoding histidine phosphatase family protein, whose product is MSTTLYLVRHGATPANLENRFAGRTGEKLHALGTEQIHRLGNRLGMAGIARIFASPLPRTMQSASILSRMVSAGVVPDPDLTEIHIPHWDGLTKEEIRERFGPEYPLWIKTPHRFALDGCETIAQVQTRAVRAVQRIVAVHPGENCLIVSHLIVLRSLLLYFQQLPISAFRSIKINNGSITTLVFNRQGVGVRPDYP